Below is a genomic region from Medicago truncatula cultivar Jemalong A17 chromosome 3, MtrunA17r5.0-ANR, whole genome shotgun sequence.
GTCGTCGAACTttgaaaagatatttttttttagttgccTAAATACAACCTTGAATGAaaaactttataatttataaactttactTGTTCGAGAAATTTGTGTGTAGTTTATTGATATATAACCATAGTAATGCAAAAGATAAATCAAGGTTTTAGAATGTTTATTATATAACTTCACTTGGATATACTATTTTCttgttcattgttgttttcaaatggATTAAAACAAATGAATCATATGTTATTGTAAATcagaagtttacaaatcatGTTTTAAATGCTCATTCTTGAAACAACCACGAAAGGGTTGCTCAAATAATGATTTATCTTGatcattttttatatagtttCCGAAGAACTACATGATTAATGAAGGCTTCTGAAGAgcatgattttttcttttgttatttggtgAAATAATACTCTGAAGAAAATAAGTGTTGTGGAAAAGTTATTTTCCTCTGATTTGTACTACACTTATATTAGTGCAACGGAagcacatattattgtaaaccagaagtttacaaattatattaagTTTGTAGTTGGCAATACCGGTTGGGTTATCCCGGATTCGTTATGAtgcgaaaaataaataaattttaatgaatttgtatTGAAGAGCCAGAAGATTCTTCAATATAATACTTTTTGTgtcttaactattttttttaaagtagaaaatttgagaattttggTCTCTCAATATATGTAAATGCGTATAAGTTGATATTTGTGAATCAATACATCGAAAGTGTAGATGAACTAAATGACATGTATGGTTATTATTAACCCACAAACCAGAAGTTTGTGCATTATCTTGTCAACAAATTTGACAAAGAGTTTATTTTCtgaacttttcaaaaaaacatttgataagtatcatttatcaattgaaattgatattaaacAACTTGTAGCATATGCTCATAAAATGGACTTGAAGATCCattctttagacgtctaaagttaattgtatgATATATACTTATGAGACCATACCTTCAAAACTCTACTTTTGAAATAACCAATATGTTGAAATATTGATTCGCATCAAGCCAACAAGTTACCATATGTAAGTCCTCcccttattttataatttatatattggtTAAGAACTTAATATTTCTTGTCTAAGtaaatttttggatgtgttgtgtCTATTACAATTGCTCCAATATAACGCACTTAGATAGATCTTGAAAGAATATTGGGAAAATCTATTTGATATAAATCTTCATCTATTATAAATTGTATTGAGCCAACTTGTTTACAGCCTAGTAGGCTGATTagttttcccaatattagggGGAGAGAATAAGCAGCTGAAAATGTGAATCTGAAGTtcaaatgaattatttgaaagaaaatattattgtctCATCTTGATCCTCAAAATATAACTCGTTTGCaaagttaaacaaataaaataagcagCTGCTAATGCTCCAATCGAAATAGATGTCTCTGTCGATTATTGCAAATGAGTCTCAACTGCGCATGAAGCGTGGTAGACCAATCAGTTCCACatataaaatcctcaaacaataaaaggagctaaaaataaagataacccAAATAAGGATGTGTAAACTCTAAAAGAGTCAtctgacatatttgattttaagttccAGAAGAACCGACCAGGTACCTGAGATgtatgaaaaataaagagatctcgataaattatgtcatgaatggAATGAGGTGGAACAAAATTTAAAGTCAACGTTGACGATGTTTTTGCTTATAACATAACGCTATATGTGATGAGTGTTAACGAGGATCATGGATTAAAACATGAAATCAAACTCGCTTTGTAAAGTCAAACTTTTTGAACTTGTGGTCCGCACACTTGAAGATGTGaagttaattagatatataagaTTTTTCGCGCGAAAGAGAATTACATTGATAAAATACACATATAAagagtttgatatgttcaccGGAAGTGAGCTGATATATGTCTAACATTTATGTTTAAGAGACATACTTACCTGAAGTGAATTCAAGAACTTTTTCTTGCTTGATTAAGTTTAGTATTACATGAAAGGCTCAATTTATATGAAAGATGTGTTGCAATATAGTTGTATGACTCACGTGATAGTAATGAGTATATGAAACTCTccgataaaattaattttcgtgagatattgaagaaatgacatcatatgtccattctaaatctttgaaaatgaatttgttataatcATTTTAATGATGATGGTATAAATATTATTGAACTCCTGAAGAGATTCTAACATCTATtgattatagaaatatttgaaattaaatatgtttcatGCCCAAAGTTTGTTTGGATTTGcagatttattatttaattgagattTCGTGCATCAAGAAACTTATATAACAAATGTATTTGATATGGACACATCTAATTGACTGTGTACTATAATGATTGTGATGTCACTTGATATTAGTATAGATCATGTCCTcaagaaaatgataaacaacTTGAATTGGTTCTGAAGTACCATATCTTAGTTCAAACGAGGACATCAATGTATTTTGTTAATGATATTTAGTGTGGTATTTTGGTTTGCCAATGTTAGTAAATACAGATATCAGAATAAAgtcaaacatatattttgtatCTTAAAGAAGCAACATAATTAAGGAAGTGAAGAACGCTCTTTTATCAAGGATGGTGATTTTACAAGTACAAGAAACTTGTTGATTTCTTAATGGGGGTCTTACAACAACTCAATATGAAGAAACTTCTCAAGCACTACTAATTTGAAGAAGACTATGAAGATAAACCAGATATTTCAACAAAGTCGCTGCAAGTAAACTTTTGAGTAACTAGAACAAATATTATTTGACTTTCTTCGTCTCATAGATGATTGTCTTTATGAGGGGGAGACATAAATGTGttctgcactctttttcccttaaccatGGTTTTGTCCCATTGGGTTTTCttggtaaggtttttaacgaggcagaTTATCATACACAAAAGGgatattgtactctttttccttcactagaATTTTTCTCCTATTAGGTTTTTCTCTAAtaaggttttaatgaggcatatcctcaatggacatccaagggggagtgttataaatattaatagcgGATGTCCAAATAGCAAATGTGTTATTGAGCCATACTACTAGGTTATTGGGCTTAGttcataagctactctattttcttataaatagagctcatttgtAACATTGGGATACACACATCAGTGAATAGGAATATTTctcctattctctcttcttctctctctctattactctctctatttacttattttcataacacattttagtttctttaaaaaattaaaaataaaaaaaatactccttaaaaaatgagaaaaaaattctccgttttctttaaaattttctacATCCAAAATCCTCACATACCCTCCTCTCAAAACACCCAAACAAAACTTTAGATTAAGATGGGTATCTGATTATCAATTAATGGAAGAGAGGTTGCACGATAAAAATTATGTGATGTCATTTTCCACATTTTTATCACTCAACTATTAATTATACACCCCCACACCGGTTTATTTTTCTCCCAACAAACGATACCATTTACATTCCCAGGCCCCATCATAACCCCTGCAGCTGTGAAATTCCAACATACCCAAAAATTGATTaagaatataatcatataaacatatgatttaaaaattgaacttatATTGCAGAGCCCTCGGTGAAAAGGACTCTTTCAAAAATTAACGTATGCCGCTTTAAGTGACGCGCACACGGTATTCTTTAGTAAAAGGCGAAAGAATAGTTCGCTATGTGCTCATCACACGGCTCCGTGATTTTAAAACATGAGGGGCGCTTTCATTTTATAGGTCAGCAGCATACTCTCACTTATGAAATAACCGATGTGGGATATATTCATAATCATAACAAGAAAAGCATCATCTTGCTAGTTTTACATTTCTACCATATAGTACTCTttcttaaatatataaactaaatatttttgtattcaaTTTCATCTGATAGCATGTGTTCATTGTAAAATGCAATAAAACTttgattaataaatttataGTATGTATAGTAATTGATACTAAAACAAGTGTAACTGTAAAAGACTTTGAGTATGTTAGTAGTTGAGATTTGTTTCTAGACCAAATGTGCTGTAattgatgtaaaatttgataGAAGGAATGAAATTTTATCTCCACAATCCAAAAAGAATTTTATTGACAATGAAATGAAGCTATTTGGATAATCACATCTTACAATAAAACAATcataataagataaaaaaaacttctcATAAAAGAAATCCTTGAATTCCATTTCAAACAATGGAGCACTCAAGTTAAAAATGGCATGTATGAACACTACACTTCCTTTCCTCTTTGCTTTCTTTATACTGTGATGGTGGCTGGAGCTGCTACTATTCAACGAGCAGCGCCGGAAATTGAAAACTTTCCAGAAACACTAGGCAAAGGTGGTTCTGTCACATTACTATCGTTCAAGACTGGAAGTGGAGGGGTAGGTGGTGGAAGGTCTAATTTAGgtatatgttttaaaagttttccAGGTGGAATAGGGCTTATATAAGGTGCTTTTTTCGCATGCTTTAAACATCTGTTCTCTGCAATAAGTAGATCAACAAGCCAACAATGATTAATTCAACATTTGTGTAATTGATACTGATGTTACGGACCAAAAAAGGTTGCGGGaacaaaatccaaaagaaaACTTATGGAGACTAAAAGTATAAGTAAaccaaaaaatttcatatacTATAACAGATTTCCATTTAAACAAGAAactattatttaaaaaactcGATCAATGCTAGACcgtttaaatttttgttttcttataacTAACTAGTTGAAAAGTTTATCCAATGTCAATTTTCCAAATACCTTATTCAAGTAGAAAAGTTTTATGAAGAATTTTATACTTACTCGTGTATCGAACAGCCGTCTTAGGGAAGTCAGTAATAATGCCATTAACCTTAGCTCCAACGACAAATGAATTAATCTCAACAGATGGATCTGAGTAGTAATCCCATGCTTGAGATACAAATTCATTGCTGAAAGTTTCTACGTAAACTGGTAGCTTAAATGATTGCAGCCTTGCTACAGTATTTGTAGAGTTAACAAGAAAAGCTAAATTTTGAGTAAAAACAGAAGCCTTTTGTAGCACAACAGAATCAGCAAATGTTTTGATGTCCTTGATAGCTTTATCATCGGCATCATGAATATTCTCATCAACTTTGTAAACCCTTTCATATTTGGATTTGTCCTTGAATATCTTAAGTACTGAGCTGTGTGTTGACTGAATCATAATTTTACGAGATTTTTGTTTATCGTAACCTGCCTTTTGTAGAGCATTAAGGACTGATTTGGTAACACTTAATCCCCTCTTCGATGCGAGATAGGCAGCATTCTGATAGTGAAATAAAAATGACATTAATATAGCATAAAGGGAATTAATCAAGGTGTTAATCGCTCGTTATATCACTATGAAGTATTTAATCCATATCTAATAGGAACTCACCTCGATGCTGATCAAGACACGAGAGCCTTTAGCCAAGGACAAAAAATCTGACAAGGTTACAAATTTcccttgatttttaaatttcgGATTCCGGAACAATGTATATTTCGCATAAGGTTTCAATATTGAGGCTGCAATGAAATAACAAGAAATAATGTATAAATCAAAGGGATAAATGCTAAACAATATGATACATAGAAAATAAGTATTCAAGAAAATCATTCAACTTACGAGTCAATGTTTTGATTTCGTTCCATGTCAAGCTAAATGTATATATGCCACTGCCATTTTGAATCTCTGGAATAATCGCTGTGCGGTTTCGGAATTTTGTATCAGCAACTGTTGTACTCGTTGAAAGATCTATAGAACTTAAGCAAAAGGGTACTCCATCCTTGGACAATTGAACAGGACAATCAATTACATCTGCTCCATCCGATTTAGCTTTCTTATATGCAAGATCGGTGCAAGCTGGATAGTCGCCACTCGCTCCGtattttgtgataattaaaGTCTCCACTTTagcatgaaaaaaataattgaagagaTAGGTAGGAACATGTCAATAAAGATTATCCAAATATTATGCTacctcaaaacaaaatataacttgtttaaaatgaagaaatgaaatgtGTCCATCGAgagttcaaataaattataccTTGTTTTTTGGCATTTCTTCCTATGCCAGCAAAGCAATCTGTAGAAGGAATTACCACAATATGATTGGATGCATGTGTAAGAATTTTTTACACTGACGATGTATatctttaaaatttttaaactaATCTATAGAGAAGAAACAAAACTTACTTATGGCTGCAGACGGAGTTACTGGGAAATCAGACAGAACACCATCAACAGAGAAGTTACCGTTGTCGATGAAAGACAAAACCTCGGCCATAGGATCATAACTGAAATTGTAGCTGAATGGAACATCATTAACAATATCTGAGACAAAAACTTTCAGCCCATGTTTATGAGCATCTGAGACAAGAGAAGTATGTTGATGTAGATAAAGTTCCGAGTCTACAGACCATATATAGCTTTTTGGAACAAGAATTCCGGAAGCAAATGTTCTGATGAATTTGAGGTGTTTCAAGAGTGCTCCATAAGTCTTGTTGCTGGTAGGTTCAATTTTATATTGATCTAGAAACCTGAAAACCGTAACGGTTTTTTTAagacttgatttttttcttactcTTTGCAAGAAATTCGCGTTAGGCGATGAGATGTAACTGATAGTTACTTTTTCAGCTGAAAGAGAGTGAAGATATTTCTCTACACTCAAATTGTGATGCTTGTAGAATGTATCATGCTGCATATTATTTTGAAAGTTAAAAGTTAATGTCGGAATCACAAACTCAGGACCTgattgaaacaaaatatattccATTAAATTTCAGCATTACCTGAACGTTTAACCATAAGCCTGCTGATGATGATTTTACCAATTTAGCGACATTTTCAACACTGAGAATGTAATAGTTACTTCCATCAAACTTTGGAGTCCGAGAATACACTCCTTGAACAACTGTCCAAGTAACAAGAAAATTATCAGTGCAGAAATTTTCACAGGAAAGAATCTGCTTCTATGATGAATGAATACATTCTCGAGTTGGAACCTTGTTAACTGAGTCAAGACACAATTTTATAATTCGAACGAGAAAAATAGGACTTACGCGAGACAATTTGTAGTTCTTTGAAgttgaaatcaaaagaaaacCATCCGCGAGTTGGAACCATGTTAACTGAATAATCCTTCGCTTTGCCAGGGTAAACAACGGAAATGTCAGTGGCATTGTCAAGTTTGACGTCTGGAAAACAAATCCCAACTCCATCCTTTGTAAGTTGCAAGTCACACCATAGAGTGATATTTGGGGAACTAGCTTTTAGTGCCAAGTTATAGGAAGCTAAACTTGAATCTGGAAATATTCCTGAAAATCCACCGCGCGCTATTACCACGGGTGGTGATCCTGCACAGCATACCGAATAAGCATCACaatttgtataatattttaaacagcGCAACCGTAATTTTAGCCATGGCATAGGCAAAGTTTCTATTGCGGCTGCTTAAGCCGTATTTGACTGCAATGTTTCGGAATATCAGGAATCACAATATGACCGCGACACGTGACTTAAGGACTTTGCATTTTTGTATACATCTTCATAGACAAGTTCCAACTTCTGACATTTGTTTATGAAGAACACAtcttgaaacaaaattttacTACTTTTTAAGAGATGAAAAACCATTGCAGTTAACATTATAAACATATCATCTTGTCTCTATGAAATCATAATTTAATATCTTAAAATCTCCCCATTCGAAGCCCATATATCAACAACAGTTAGGCCAGCCCCAGCATTGTGTAAGTCACGATATGACCGCGACAAGGTTGTGAATCAAGACTTTGCATTTATGCATACATCTTCATTGACAAGGTCCACTTTCTGACTTTTATTTAGGAACTTGCAACAAAATTTTACAACTTTTTAAGAGATGAAAAACCATGGCAGTTAACATTATCATCATTGTTAAAGAATTGCCTAAACAAGGGTTTATAGGTGGAGCCAATTCTCACCTCATAAGCCAGTTTTGTGAAGGTGTGTTACGCCCAACCGTAAATTCTAAGATCATGTGCATCtcctgctatcaggtttccgctatcggaccacccaccatttatatccACACATCAACCCCAATAGTGTTGGACGTGAAAGTGTGTGTTAAAGAGTCTCACGGTGGTTGAGAGATGACCTGAACGAATGTTTATAACTATGGGCAATCTACACCTCATAAGTCGGTTTTGTGGGGCTGTGTTGGGCCGAACCAAAAATCTAAGAAACATATAATCTTGTCTCTATATGCAATCAAAACATAAATGTCTTAAAATCTTCCAATTTAAAACccatatatcaacaacaattaagCCAGCATTGTATAGGACTTGTTTAATCTTGGATATGCTTAACAAAAATGTTGAATTTCCATACATTCATTTCTATCTCTTCTAATTCAATATAATACAATGGCTTACTTACTCTATAAAGAAAGATTCTACATTGCCAAGATAATTGCAATAAAAGTACACACATATAATATATTCATCATATATGTATGAAtaatcatgtatatatatatatatatatgaatgtttTGGAATTTCAGACATGATATGTGGTTAATTAAATCATGTtacaaactaaaaaataaataaggagcATATAGGAAACATTAGAAGAATGAATAGAAGCAAAATTGGAAACACACCTTGCAATGTTTTCCATCCAGATACCAATGCTACAAACAATGAGCAATGAAGAACAAGCAGAAGAAGTAGATGAGGGAGAGCCATGAACTTCCACATATAATTCTAATCAACAAAGAAAATCCTTATCTAGGATTTTAATTACTGATATTAAGGAACTAAGGAAGCATatataaacttataaaaaaattaaataacttataacttataagtatAATAGAACTTATAACTATAATGAAGTTGAGTTGTTTGTTTCCACAAACACCCTTATCACAAactttgccattttttttttgtcttctctTGAAGTCAACTATGAAGAAATGTCAACAATACAGGTATTTTGGCagtgtataaaaaaatatgtgatgcCACGTTATTCTTGTTATGATAACGCGGTTTTTATACATGCCTTCAACTATACGTTAGTATTACAGCTTGTAAAGTTTATCATTTAGTATATGATAAAAAATGAGgataataaaatttgattaatttgaagGTAGAAAATGTGATGTTGGATATGATAGAAGAAAGATATTAATTAAATGGTGAAGAGTGAAGATAGAAAACTGGGTGTAGTAGTACTGTTGCAGCTAATAATTGCTGCATTTATTTCTGCATTTAATAGTTACTGTTGAGGGTACCCTTTGCTACCAAAATTAAGTAGATCCCACAAATTTATTCTAAATCTATATGGCTATCTATGTTGGGCATCGGGATTTAACCAGGTACACAGCATGCTTAAGGGTCACATAACATTAATAGATGTACCTTAGAGcatgagaaattcaattttttataatatttaaatggATCGTATGTAAGTATATTattggtcaaatgcatctaaaggtccattaagtttttttgttttttttaaagtggtcttttaagtttcaaaagtcccaaacagtcctttaagtttcaaaagtctcaaacaagtccttttagtttttgaattgtttcaaacaagtctttttagaggatgatggtgatgattcaaatgatagcaacaaagaatattatccaccatttgtcatgcctaaaaagatgactaattttaagtgggtgttaggagctagatttggtaccaaagatgagttcaaggaagcaattaccaaatATGTTATCTataataggacttgtttgaaacgattcaaaaactaaaaggacttgtttggaacttttgaaacttaaaggaccattttgaaaaaaacgaaaaacttaaaggacttttagatgcatttgacctttattattctttgtttaatataaaatcaacaagttttaaaaaaatgttattattttaaacttcttaacatatACAATTTGTACATGATGTAGAAAAAATCCATTTCAAATAGTTGTATTCAATCCCTTCAATCGAGCATTTCACAACAATTTTATTGGCAAAACTTATTAATCATCTCTCattaaatatcaatttattttaatttttttttaatattaaaggCGTGTGGGAGTCCCAAAGCATTTGTAGTAACGTTAAATAGCAAAGCATAGTAGTAACATTGATGAAGTATTGTGGTAACATAATTAAGATTAGGGTGTTTTTATCTTGTGCCCTTAGGATACAAGTTAAGGaatttaaaattagaatttttttttatagaaaacaacaaaattttgatttttaaaagttgaataaagttaaatgcacaatttttgagacaattttttcttttttatatttcttagcatgtgccctaaggacacatgttatcattttctttaagattatattgaaaaagtaataataaatagACAAGGGCccgtttgttttattttttttaaatagattttttttttactgtattaaattacaattattttaacaatGAAACTTTTAAGGAaactttttgaataaaaaatttgtttgaacgGCGAGACGAGCCGTTTTTCATTAACGATAGGTGTCAAGTGGAAGTGTAGTAATGTATGCAGCTGAGGCATCCTAACAGATCGGTAGACTTGAACCTTGTTCTTACATGACCTGATCAATTCGATCAGGCAATTGCCAtctattttgattgttcaactctttgacaacataaaaaaaccaaaaccttTGTCCCCCATCCCTTGAATAGTTAGAGATGGAAGGGCAGAGGCCTTTGGTGTCCTCTCCAATAAAAAATTAGGACCTGACATTGACTAGTCAATATGCTTTTATCTCATGCTTTTACTTCGTTCATGGTTCGATATTCTGGTATCCTAGGCGTAGAGGAACCACACCAATCCATCCCGAACTTGGTGGTTAAACTCTACTGCGGTGACGATACTGTAGGGGAGGTCCTACGGAAAAATAGCTCGGCACCAGGATGATAAAAAGCTTAACATTTTTCATTCTTATTCCCTATTGCTATTGAAAAAAGGGAATAAGAATGAAAAGGTCATCTTATTCAAAACTCCAATTCTCAAATTAAATCTCTCCCACATTCACACCTCGGAACGCACAATTATTATAGAGAGAGGCGCTTTCACATCTTATTAAGCTAAAATCTTCGGGGAGAGGAAAGGTTTCTTGTAAGTTCCTCCGAGGAACAGATCTAAGGGAGACAGAGTGGGGACTGTAGCTCAGAATTCTaagtattttatcattttgttataatttttttggatactctaaaaaaagatttcaaatagcttttcataaaaaaatcatttttaaaagatgtcactttgaaaaataagtgatttttactatgtaaaatctctaacaatgaatatttaagttagtAAATACgaaaaatcttatttttaattcatgtcaaatgagtttgaaataacttttattatgttttaataaatatttaaaagatcTATTCTtagaaatacaaagaaaaattatttttttaaatctataacAAATAGGCTATAACTTGTAAAGAGATTTATATTTAGGTACAGTTGTTTTTGAATGACGGGGAAGTATTATTGAGAAAACTGCtttccttttctc
It encodes:
- the LOC11445320 gene encoding glycerophosphodiester phosphodiesterase GDPDL3, encoding MWKFMALPHLLLLLVLHCSLFVALVSGWKTLQGSPPVVIARGGFSGIFPDSSLASYNLALKASSPNITLWCDLQLTKDGVGICFPDVKLDNATDISVVYPGKAKDYSVNMVPTRGWFSFDFNFKELQIVSLVQGVYSRTPKFDGSNYYILSVENVAKLVKSSSAGLWLNVQHDTFYKHHNLSVEKYLHSLSAEKVTISYISSPNANFLQRVRKKSSLKKTVTVFRFLDQYKIEPTSNKTYGALLKHLKFIRTFASGILVPKSYIWSVDSELYLHQHTSLVSDAHKHGLKVFVSDIVNDVPFSYNFSYDPMAEVLSFIDNGNFSVDGVLSDFPVTPSAAINCFAGIGRNAKKQVETLIITKYGASGDYPACTDLAYKKAKSDGADVIDCPVQLSKDGVPFCLSSIDLSTSTTVADTKFRNRTAIIPEIQNGSGIYTFSLTWNEIKTLTPSILKPYAKYTLFRNPKFKNQGKFVTLSDFLSLAKGSRVLISIENAAYLASKRGLSVTKSVLNALQKAGYDKQKSRKIMIQSTHSSVLKIFKDKSKYERVYKVDENIHDADDKAIKDIKTFADSVVLQKASVFTQNLAFLVNSTNTVARLQSFKLPVYVETFSNEFVSQAWDYYSDPSVEINSFVVGAKVNGIITDFPKTAVRYTKNRCLKHAKKAPYISPIPPGKLLKHIPKLDLPPPTPPLPVLNDSNVTEPPLPSVSGKFSISGAAR